One window from the genome of Tachysurus vachellii isolate PV-2020 chromosome 5, HZAU_Pvac_v1, whole genome shotgun sequence encodes:
- the zbtb14 gene encoding zinc finger and BTB domain-containing protein 14: protein MSETLKYVDDEHKTIFLKILNEQRLEGEHCDIAVVVEDVKFRAHRCVLAACSNYFKKLFKKHEVDSSSVIEIDFIRSDIFEEVLNYMYTAKISVKKKDVNLMMSSGQILGIRFLDKLCSQKRDMSSEEKNDHKNAKYPYDLVKMGLQPDEPQLNQDSDVQVIGDQDDTPDDIVEEPQGNHDLDKSPNSALRVEEATSLLKELTQEDVHKVACYDQDVEAMDTEPKELAAHTQTLAFADSMGDVKDEQAPGWSTATADMKLEYLLYGTRDHFACQVCGKTFVDENRLRKHEKLHSAERPFICEICTKAFTTQAHLKEHLKIHTGFKPYRCEDCGKSFIRAPDLKKHERVHSNERPFNCQMCEKAFKHKSHLKDHERRHRGEKPFRCSSCTKAFAKASDLKRHENNMHSERKQLSSNSLQSETEQLQAAAMAAEAEQQLESIACS from the coding sequence ATGTCAGAAACTTTGAAATATGTGGATGATGAACACAAAACTATTTTCCTGAAGATTTTGAACGAGCAGAGACTAGAAGGCGAGCACTGTGACATAGCTGTGGTGGTCGAAGACGTTAAGTTCAGGGCACATCGATGTGTGTTAGCGGCTTGCAGCAATTATTTCAAAAAGCTTTTTAAGAAGCACGAGGTGGACAGCTCCTCCGTCATCGAGATTGACTTTATTCGCTCGGACATTTTCGAAGAGGTGCTGAATTACATGTACACAGCAAAGATTTCAGTAAAGAAGAAAGATGTTAATTTAATGATGTCATCTGGACAAATACTTGGAATACGTTTTTTGGACAAGCTCTGCTCTCAGAAACGCGACATGTCCTCTGAGGAGAAAAATGACCATAAAAATGCCAAATATCCTTATGACCTTGTGAAAATGGGGCTTCAACCAGATGAACCCCAGTTAAACCAAGACAGTGATGTCCAGGTCATTGGGGACCAAGATGACACGCCTGACGATATTGTTGAGGAACCTCAAGGCAATCATGATCTAGACAAATCACCAAACAGTGCCCTGCGAGTGGAGGAAGCCACCTCACTATTAAAGGAGTTAACCCAGGAGGATGTACACAAGGTTGCCTGTTATGATCAGGACGTTGAAGCAATGGACACTGAGCCAAAAGAGCTTGCCGCTCACACCCAGACACTTGCATTTGCTGACAGCATGGGGGATGTTAAGGATGAGCAAGCTCCTGGATGGAGCACAGCTACTGCAGACATGAAGCTTGAATACCTGCTGTACGGCACCAGGGACCATTTCGCCTGCCAGGTTTGTGGGAAGACCTTTGTGGATGAGAACCGGCTGAGGAAACATGAAAAGCTGCATTCTGCTGAGAGACCGTTCATATGTGAGATATGCACCAAAGCGTTCACCACACAGGCACACTTGAAAGAGCATTTAAAAATCCACACTGGCTTCAAACCATACAGATGCGAAGACTGTGGCAAGTCTTTCATCCGTGCCCCAGATCTGAAGAAACATGAGAGGGTGCACAGCAACGAGCGCCCCTTCAACTGCCAGATGTGTGaaaaagcttttaaacacaAGTCCCATCTGAAGGACCACGAACGGCGACACCGGGGTGAAAAGCCTTTCAGGTGTAGCTCCTGCACCAAGGCCTTTGCCAAAGCATCTGATTTGAAGAGACATGAGAACAACATGCACAGTGAGAGGAAGCAGCTGTCTTCAAACAGCTTGCAGAGTGAGACTGAACAGCTGCAAGCAGCAGCAATGGCAGCAGAGGCTGAGCAGCAACTGGAATCCATAGCATGCTCATAA